One Algoriphagus sp. Y33 genomic window, GATAAAAGTGTGAAATCACCTTTTTCGCCGGAAATCATCATTAGTTCCTTTACCAATCCTCCTTCTTCACGAACCATAAACTTCAGGCTACTTTCCTTGTCCTGCACGATCATTAAATCCTCGTACTTATTTTGACTAAGTTTCCCCATTGCCTCTTTGTAGAAGGTCAGCCCGTCCACTTCGGACGAAGAAAGAATCCTGATTCCTTTAACTTTTAATATCAATGATCCCAGATCCTCAGAGTCTTTATCCGTACCTGCGTTGTTTTTCAGGAATCCTCCAGCCATCTGCATCATCTTGGGGCTGATATATACTCTGGAGAATCTGTCGTCATCCATGTATTTGGAGAAGAATCGCTGAATCGCATCATCCTGAGCTTGCGCCTTTATGACAAAGGCGAAGACCAAAAGTGGAATTAGAAGAAATTTTTGCATGGCTTATTTAATTATGGAGTTGCCAAATAATTGGTTTGTCGTATTCAGGTATTTCAAATCATTCATCACATTCATTTCCTCCTGTCCTTTGGAGAGATTGGTTTGGATCAATGCAAAGGCCTGCATCACTTCCGTATAAGCCCGCTGCTCAGCTTGTTTTTGCTCATATACTGTCCATCCCCATACAGAACCTATCAGAATCGCTACCGAGGCTGCCCAATTCATCCAATTTGCCGGTTTGATCTTTATGGTTTTGGTAGGCATCTTCAGATTAGGCTCTTCGGAAGAGAGGGTGCTAATGCCTAAGAACAACGCTTTCTCATCTTCATAGCCAACGGAGGCTTGAAGTAAGGTTTTTAGTTCTTGTTCTTCTGCCAGGCTGCTCTCAGCTGCCCAGTACTTGTCTAGTAACTCATCTATTCGCTGATTCATGTGTGTATAATTGTTTTTCTGTTAGCACCCCGATTATTAGGGACAGGCTATGGAATCTTCGCAAGGTCTGTAATCATCCCATTGTGTGACGCTTTCGTCATGCCTGCCTACCGTCAGGTTCGGTTTCATTTGGTTGATTTTTGGTTGGGCATCCGTTCTCGAATGCTTTTTCTGGCTCTGTGAAGATTTACTTTCACCTGATCCAGGCTTATGTCCAGGTACTCTGTGATTTCTTCATAACTCATTCCTTCCACTTCTCTTAGGTGGAAAATTTCCTGCTGCCGCAAAGGCAAGGTCTTTACAAGGTTCATTACTTGTCTGACAGAGTCCTTTGTGTCTTCAGAAACTGATTCTTCCATCCTCAATTCTTCCAGGCCTTCTAATGATTCTAGTTTCTTGGTTTGTCGAAAGTGCATTAGGATTTCATTTTTCAAACTGCTAACCAGCCAGCCGGTCAGATTTGGATGATCTTGAAGTTCCGTTTGCCGTCCAAAAGATTTTTCGAAGACATTCTGAAGCATATCCTCAGTGAGGGATCGATCCCTCACCCAGAGATAACCCAGCCTGTAGAGCCTGCCTCTTTGCGGCCAGATATGTGCTTCAAAAAATGACTTCATTTAATACGGTAATGCATGGAAAAGACAAATGTTACAGTTGAGAAGAAAAAAAGTATGAGTTTTTAAACTTACTGAAAAAAGGAGAGCCGAAAGACGCTCAATAATTTATGGGTTGGCTAAGAGGGCTGGCTAGACTAAATTGCTTCTAAATTAGAACCGGAAATAGTATGCATGCCTACTATTTCGTAAATTGCTAATGTCTTATGGAAAAAGTACACGGAAATCTCTCACAAAAGCGCATAAAAAAAGCCATGAATTGCTTCATGGCTTGTGGTGATAAGTGGACTCGAACCACCGACTCACGGATTTTCAGTCCGATGCTCTACCAACTGAGCTATATCACCTTGTTGTAAAGTGATGCAAAGGTAGGTATTTGAGTATTTGAAGCAAGCCATTTTAGAAAAAAATATAGACTAAAACCCAAGAAACACGCTAATATCATCACTATGAGCTTTTTATCTCAATTAATATTTTTGATCATTTTGGCAGCTGCCGGCTTCTTTTTGGTCAAACGTGTAAAATTCCTTCGTAGGAATATTTTACTGGGCAAGGCTGAGACGCGAAATGACCGGCAGGATAGGCGTTGGAAGACTATGCTTTTGGTGGCTTTTGGCCAGCAGAAGATGTTTAAGCGATTTATCCCTGCATTTTTGCACTTCTTTGTCTATGTCGGATTTCTGGTGATCAATCTTGAAGTCCTGGAATTTGTTCTGGATGGGGTTTTTGGCACCCACCGCCTATTTGCTCCCTATCTAGGTGGTCTTTATCTGACAGCAATGAACATTTTCGAATTTCTGGCAGTGGCAGTCCTTATTTCCTGCGTAATCTTTTTGATCCGAAGAAATGTGGTCAAGGTGCCACGTTTTTCCAAGCCCGAGATGAAAGGCTGGCCGGCGATGGATGGTAATTTGATCCTATGTATTGAGATTGTGTTGATGATAGCAATCCTGAAAATGAATGCTGCCGATCAGATTCTGGCTTCAAGAGGAGTAGGGCATTATATAGTTGTTGGAG contains:
- a CDS encoding RNA polymerase sigma factor, with product MKSFFEAHIWPQRGRLYRLGYLWVRDRSLTEDMLQNVFEKSFGRQTELQDHPNLTGWLVSSLKNEILMHFRQTKKLESLEGLEELRMEESVSEDTKDSVRQVMNLVKTLPLRQQEIFHLREVEGMSYEEITEYLDISLDQVKVNLHRARKSIRERMPNQKSTK
- a CDS encoding DUF4252 domain-containing protein, producing the protein MQKFLLIPLLVFAFVIKAQAQDDAIQRFFSKYMDDDRFSRVYISPKMMQMAGGFLKNNAGTDKDSEDLGSLILKVKGIRILSSSEVDGLTFYKEAMGKLSQNKYEDLMIVQDKESSLKFMVREEGGLVKELMMISGEKGDFTLLSMLGNFTYEDLNLLAEKTDIPGMDLYGKGGKGPKGSK